In a single window of the Candidatus Flexicrinis proximus genome:
- a CDS encoding response regulator, producing the protein MDLRIDLRDLLSLEGYHVLTAADGREALACLAQNDVDIVVSDYEMPNMDGIALWKALRLIEKTASLPFILVSTEARPVITSDPGFRFLRKPIAISDLLSAIEQAAAAQRA; encoded by the coding sequence GTGGATTTGCGAATTGACTTGAGGGACCTTCTCAGCCTTGAGGGTTACCACGTCTTGACGGCGGCTGATGGTCGGGAGGCGTTAGCGTGCTTGGCGCAAAACGATGTTGATATCGTCGTCTCGGATTACGAGATGCCAAACATGGACGGTATCGCGTTGTGGAAGGCGCTGCGGTTGATCGAGAAGACGGCAAGCCTGCCGTTCATCCTCGTGAGCACTGAAGCCAGGCCCGTCATTACGAGTGATCCCGGGTTTCGCTTCTTGAGAAAACCTATTGCGATCAGCGATCTGCTTTCTGCCATCGAACAGGCTGCTGCTGCCCAGCGCGCTTAA
- a CDS encoding tetratricopeptide repeat protein — protein sequence MSITGQSVNVSNADIPVYGVVAERNGLRDVLENIRNHRLTLVSAPPGYGKTTAIAQFALQSDLPTAWHSLHERERDLPALLWHSLQALEFIAPGISIAATQLNAPDESASYIASYLREHLTRHTIYVMDDLHYIAAAPHVERWLRELLRQLPQTCHLVLISRALPDLPLAELIARGDVLAIGQEQLKFTAEDASNLATKVGANLPEEDLKERVQHLEGWPVGVAMSLRPLPADLQIGLLRGSGGPEALFDALANGILKSLPPMLGDFLLSASTFARVTPEICSEVLGVPLSTGIMTDIVRRNLFVSQVSGGLLLHRLFRNFLQRRLQQADRNRYTRLHTKAADWYRQDNQDDEAFHHYMAADSIDEALNIVQRTHSAYYKQGNIETLLGWRAALGDYAARLPQFTFTCAMILTDRYLYNDAILELDSAEAGFMAEEDDAWVAEAGLQRAMIQIRRGDYRSSRVIVTPIAKDSSLKETTVGRAKHLLALIELATGDLNKAISLLEQIRPLFERTNDSFYVSAVLQDLAIAYARGGNMASASHCLQRLVGIRRTLGQSNALALALNNLGFHYHQIGEYDLALNTLEEGVQIIAQTTNNRAESYIRWSMGDLQRDLGNDDAALRLYESAYELSSGAEPLLQQSIALSMATLYRWRRDYPLAIWVIRDIVEDLRSGNVQDAGIGVLLRANDVILKLARENAVQSMAEFEEQLAQLSGQPVAAEYVQIAIFTASTALMCGEDDKAVIHLRKCVRACEQGVARNIIAAEILNTPQLLTFVGQKAEFGPLVAAADRLRKARIALSATPRIESPAASEQTYSLRVLALGDETIERDGGPVTTAEWRSSRAKEFFLYLLFEGAASREELSLVFWPESSSSRVRSNFHTTLYRARRALGENVILFENDLYRINPEVSVWCDALVFQRYIREAQVLAYSDVRADDLYHKASAFYRGDFLPDLDAEWIIPHREALYQLNIDALIGAGHCARARRDFDHAISLFKRALKIDPYREEAYRALFTCYAGMGELNYVLKQYNAMSTIFEAELGILPSPETHAYVQQLTQQIS from the coding sequence ATGAGCATCACAGGTCAATCAGTCAACGTAAGTAACGCCGATATCCCGGTCTATGGGGTTGTGGCGGAGCGAAACGGGCTGCGTGATGTGCTCGAAAACATACGCAACCACCGATTAACACTGGTCAGCGCGCCGCCTGGCTACGGCAAGACGACGGCTATCGCGCAATTCGCGCTGCAAAGCGACCTGCCGACCGCATGGCACAGTCTGCACGAGCGTGAACGCGACCTGCCGGCTCTGTTGTGGCACAGCCTGCAAGCCCTAGAATTCATCGCACCCGGCATATCGATTGCCGCCACTCAGCTAAACGCGCCGGACGAATCGGCGTCGTATATCGCCAGTTACCTGCGCGAACACCTGACCCGCCACACCATTTATGTGATGGACGACCTCCATTACATTGCGGCTGCCCCCCATGTGGAGCGCTGGCTGCGCGAACTGCTGCGCCAGCTTCCGCAGACTTGCCACCTGGTATTGATCAGCCGGGCGCTTCCAGACCTGCCATTGGCCGAGTTGATCGCCAGAGGCGACGTCCTGGCGATTGGTCAGGAACAGCTGAAGTTCACGGCTGAGGATGCCAGCAACCTGGCGACGAAAGTCGGGGCGAACCTGCCTGAGGAAGACCTGAAAGAACGGGTTCAGCATCTCGAAGGATGGCCGGTCGGCGTTGCGATGTCGCTGCGGCCTCTGCCCGCGGATCTCCAGATTGGCCTGCTGCGCGGCAGCGGCGGTCCAGAAGCGTTGTTTGATGCGCTGGCAAACGGAATTCTAAAGTCACTCCCGCCGATGCTCGGCGATTTTCTGTTGAGCGCCTCGACCTTTGCGCGGGTCACGCCGGAAATCTGCAGCGAAGTGCTGGGCGTACCGCTAAGCACGGGCATTATGACCGACATCGTTCGGCGCAACCTGTTTGTGTCGCAGGTGTCCGGCGGCCTGCTGCTGCACCGCCTGTTCCGGAATTTCCTGCAGCGCCGCCTGCAACAGGCAGATCGTAACCGATACACACGCCTACACACCAAAGCGGCAGACTGGTACCGGCAGGACAACCAGGATGATGAAGCATTTCATCACTACATGGCCGCAGACTCTATCGACGAGGCGCTGAACATCGTCCAACGCACGCACAGTGCCTACTACAAGCAGGGAAACATCGAAACACTGCTCGGTTGGCGGGCGGCGCTGGGAGATTACGCGGCGCGGCTGCCCCAGTTTACGTTTACATGCGCGATGATCCTGACCGACCGCTATCTTTACAACGATGCGATCCTCGAACTGGACAGCGCCGAAGCCGGATTCATGGCCGAGGAAGACGACGCCTGGGTGGCGGAAGCCGGGCTACAGCGGGCGATGATTCAGATCCGGCGCGGGGACTATCGCAGCTCTCGCGTGATCGTCACGCCCATCGCAAAGGACAGCTCGCTCAAGGAGACAACGGTTGGGCGCGCAAAACACCTGCTGGCCCTGATCGAACTGGCGACCGGCGACTTGAACAAAGCCATCAGCCTGCTGGAACAGATCCGACCGCTATTCGAACGGACTAACGACTCGTTTTATGTCTCGGCGGTCCTGCAGGACCTGGCGATTGCCTACGCACGCGGCGGAAACATGGCATCCGCGAGCCACTGCCTGCAGCGGCTGGTGGGGATCCGGCGCACGCTGGGACAGTCCAATGCGCTGGCACTGGCACTCAACAACCTCGGTTTCCACTATCATCAGATCGGCGAGTACGATCTGGCGCTCAATACGCTGGAAGAGGGCGTGCAGATCATCGCCCAGACCACCAATAACCGCGCGGAGAGCTACATCCGCTGGTCGATGGGCGACCTGCAGCGCGACCTTGGCAACGACGATGCAGCGCTGCGCCTGTATGAAAGTGCGTATGAGCTGAGCAGCGGAGCGGAACCCCTGCTGCAGCAGTCGATTGCGCTGAGCATGGCAACACTTTACCGCTGGCGCCGAGACTATCCGCTGGCGATCTGGGTGATTCGGGATATTGTCGAAGACCTGCGTTCGGGAAACGTCCAGGACGCAGGAATTGGCGTGCTGCTGCGCGCCAACGATGTCATTTTGAAGCTTGCGCGCGAGAACGCAGTGCAATCGATGGCGGAATTTGAAGAGCAATTGGCGCAGCTTTCCGGGCAACCGGTTGCCGCGGAATATGTGCAGATCGCGATTTTTACTGCCAGCACGGCGCTGATGTGCGGGGAGGACGACAAAGCGGTTATCCATCTGCGTAAATGCGTCAGGGCCTGCGAGCAGGGCGTAGCGCGAAACATTATCGCAGCGGAGATCCTCAACACGCCGCAGCTGCTCACTTTCGTGGGCCAGAAAGCAGAGTTCGGGCCGCTGGTGGCTGCGGCCGACCGGCTCAGAAAGGCTCGTATCGCGCTGTCGGCCACTCCACGGATCGAAAGCCCTGCCGCCAGCGAACAGACCTACAGCCTGCGGGTGCTGGCGCTGGGCGATGAGACGATCGAGCGCGACGGCGGGCCGGTTACGACCGCCGAATGGCGCTCCAGCCGCGCCAAGGAGTTTTTCCTGTACCTGCTGTTTGAAGGCGCCGCGAGCCGTGAAGAGTTGAGCCTGGTCTTCTGGCCGGAGAGTTCATCGAGCCGCGTTCGCTCGAATTTCCACACGACATTGTACCGAGCGCGACGCGCGCTTGGGGAGAATGTGATCCTCTTTGAGAATGATCTGTACCGGATCAACCCCGAGGTGTCGGTGTGGTGCGACGCGCTGGTGTTCCAACGGTATATCCGCGAGGCGCAGGTGCTGGCCTATTCGGATGTGCGCGCCGACGATCTGTATCACAAGGCGTCCGCGTTCTATCGCGGCGACTTCCTGCCCGATCTGGATGCCGAATGGATCATCCCACACCGGGAAGCGCTGTATCAGCTGAATATCGATGCGCTGATTGGCGCGGGACATTGTGCCCGTGCACGGCGAGATTTCGATCATGCTATATCACTTTTCAAACGTGCTTTGAAGATCGACCCGTATCGTGAGGAAGCATATCGCGCCCTTTTCACCTGCTATGCCGGGATGGGCGAGCTGAATTACGTCCTCAAGCAGTACAACGCCATGTCGACAATCTTTGAAGCCGAACTCGGAATACTTCCTTCGCCAGAAACCCACGCGTATGTCCAGCAGTTGACCCAGCAGATCTCGTAA
- a CDS encoding NAD-dependent epimerase/dehydratase family protein — protein sequence MRAVVIGGTGHIGTYLVPALVELGYEVISVMRGQRQPYIPHAAWTTVRRIEADREAEDKAGTFAGRIVDLRPDIVIDLISFTEDSARQMVEALRGKVHHYLHCGTIWVFGHSTHVPATEDLPKRPFGEYGIQKSAIEDYLLGEARRTGFPATILRSGHIVGPGYVPLTPAGTFNPAVFTTLARGEELAIPNLGMETVHHVHASDLAQGFLRMMAARSVSIGECFHIVSPSAITLRGYAEAVSGWFGREPKLTFVPFPTWRTGVSQAEADAAWDHIAHSPNASIAKAQRLLGYQPRYTSLQAVFESVQWLIANGIVHTA from the coding sequence ATGCGCGCGGTGGTCATCGGTGGAACCGGACATATTGGAACGTATCTCGTGCCGGCGCTGGTCGAACTGGGATACGAAGTGATCAGCGTCATGCGCGGCCAACGGCAGCCGTATATACCGCACGCGGCATGGACTACCGTCCGGCGAATCGAAGCAGATCGCGAGGCCGAGGACAAAGCTGGGACGTTTGCCGGGCGGATCGTTGACCTCAGGCCCGACATCGTGATCGATCTGATCTCGTTTACCGAAGACAGCGCGCGGCAAATGGTCGAAGCGCTACGGGGGAAGGTGCATCACTACCTGCACTGCGGGACAATCTGGGTTTTCGGCCACAGCACGCACGTACCGGCGACCGAAGATTTACCCAAACGTCCCTTCGGCGAATACGGAATTCAGAAGTCGGCCATCGAGGACTATTTGCTCGGTGAGGCCCGCCGAACCGGGTTTCCAGCGACGATCCTGCGATCCGGCCACATTGTCGGGCCGGGTTATGTGCCGCTGACTCCCGCGGGTACCTTCAACCCGGCGGTGTTTACGACACTGGCACGCGGCGAAGAACTAGCCATCCCCAACCTAGGCATGGAAACGGTCCATCACGTCCACGCATCGGACCTCGCGCAGGGGTTCTTGCGGATGATGGCCGCGCGGAGCGTCAGCATCGGGGAGTGCTTCCATATCGTTTCTCCTTCAGCGATTACGCTGCGAGGGTACGCCGAGGCGGTGTCGGGTTGGTTCGGACGCGAGCCGAAGCTCACGTTTGTCCCGTTTCCGACCTGGCGAACCGGCGTTTCGCAGGCCGAGGCAGACGCGGCATGGGATCATATTGCGCATAGTCCCAACGCGAGTATCGCCAAAGCGCAGCGGCTGCTCGGCTATCAACCACGCTATACGTCGCTGCAGGCGGTGTTTGAATCGGTGCAGTGGCTGATCGCAAACGGGATCGTCCACACAGCGTAA